From one Lolium rigidum isolate FL_2022 chromosome 4, APGP_CSIRO_Lrig_0.1, whole genome shotgun sequence genomic stretch:
- the LOC124649953 gene encoding uncharacterized protein LOC124649953 isoform X1 has product MLKVLSFLSRREEKHVGDTAPAQTMEQLDLPSLNNLLHTASLKESSITSSSSSIWALVSHDWGITFYIRIDHTGFFHTYPCVGGPFRSLQEAYSAIDCYLRDREDPTMCIDPDDPDLIYHVLESTRERAIRRILCWPDGTRTSRLQSEPIDQRRCWMLQLVRALVGKYNDDHNLLGDLAYELQGVVCYHVFNEGGNNRRMYYHVNFTANTKFSKDLLFFAETISEQRDELVVSCICRINPSDKDRGHCHACLSDVKHPKDDAYFGGHSSAGVLSGTYHSHGPKEDLGVTAAQLKDEESRVRYSHKGPRDPNFLEKLRAPVEVNFPPPRPIEDTIAFISRFCR; this is encoded by the exons ATGCTCAAAGTATTGTCTTTCCTGTCAAG GCGTGAGGAGAAGCATGTGGGAGACACTGCACCTGCACAAACGATGGAACAACTAGATCTCCCTTCCTTGAACAACTTATTACACACTGCATCATTGAAGGAATCGTCCATTACCAGTTCCTCGTCCTCCATATGGGCCCTGGTATCCCATGATTGGGGAATCACATTTTACATCAGGATTGATCACACTGGATTTTTCCACACCTATCCTTGTGTCGGTGGGCCGTTTCGTAGCTTACAAGAGGCTTACAGTGCCATTGATTGCTATCTTCGTGATCGTGAGGATCCAACAAT GTGCATAGATCCAGATGACCCAGATTTGATTTATCATGTGCTAGAATCCACACGTGAGAGAGCTATACGCCGAATTCTTTGCTGGCCTGATGGCACAAGGACTTCGCGGTTGCAATCAGAGCCAATTGATCAGAGGCGTTGTTGGATGCTTCAGTTGGTTCGAGCTTTGGTGGGCAAATATAATGATGATCACAATCTTTTAGGG GACCTTGCATATGAACTACAAGGTGTTGTGTGCTACCACGTGTTCAATGAGGGGGGTAATAATCGTAGGATGTACTATCATGTCAATTTCACTGCAAATACTAAATTCAGCAAGGACCTATTATTCTTTGCTGAGACTATCAGTGAACAACGTGATGAGTTGGTGGTCAGCTGTATCTGCAGGATTAATCCTTCTGACAAAG ACAGGGGGCACTGCCATGCTTGTTTATCTGACGTGAAGCACCCCAAGGATGATGCATACTTTGGTGGTCACTCTTCTGCTGGTGTCTTGTCGGGGACGTATCATTCTCATGGTCCCAAGGAGGATTTGGGAGTAACTGCTGCCCAA TTGAAAGACGAGGAGTCCCGCGTAAGATATTCACATAAG GGCCCTAGGGATCCAAACTTCCTGGAGAAACTCAGGGCACCAGTCGAAGTTAACTTTCCACCCCCGCGGCCAATCGAGGATACCATTGCCTTTATTTCCAGGTTCTGTAGATAA
- the LOC124649953 gene encoding uncharacterized protein LOC124649953 isoform X2: MEQLDLPSLNNLLHTASLKESSITSSSSSIWALVSHDWGITFYIRIDHTGFFHTYPCVGGPFRSLQEAYSAIDCYLRDREDPTMCIDPDDPDLIYHVLESTRERAIRRILCWPDGTRTSRLQSEPIDQRRCWMLQLVRALVGKYNDDHNLLGDLAYELQGVVCYHVFNEGGNNRRMYYHVNFTANTKFSKDLLFFAETISEQRDELVVSCICRINPSDKDRGHCHACLSDVKHPKDDAYFGGHSSAGVLSGTYHSHGPKEDLGVTAAQLKDEESRVRYSHKGPRDPNFLEKLRAPVEVNFPPPRPIEDTIAFISRFCR; this comes from the exons ATGGAACAACTAGATCTCCCTTCCTTGAACAACTTATTACACACTGCATCATTGAAGGAATCGTCCATTACCAGTTCCTCGTCCTCCATATGGGCCCTGGTATCCCATGATTGGGGAATCACATTTTACATCAGGATTGATCACACTGGATTTTTCCACACCTATCCTTGTGTCGGTGGGCCGTTTCGTAGCTTACAAGAGGCTTACAGTGCCATTGATTGCTATCTTCGTGATCGTGAGGATCCAACAAT GTGCATAGATCCAGATGACCCAGATTTGATTTATCATGTGCTAGAATCCACACGTGAGAGAGCTATACGCCGAATTCTTTGCTGGCCTGATGGCACAAGGACTTCGCGGTTGCAATCAGAGCCAATTGATCAGAGGCGTTGTTGGATGCTTCAGTTGGTTCGAGCTTTGGTGGGCAAATATAATGATGATCACAATCTTTTAGGG GACCTTGCATATGAACTACAAGGTGTTGTGTGCTACCACGTGTTCAATGAGGGGGGTAATAATCGTAGGATGTACTATCATGTCAATTTCACTGCAAATACTAAATTCAGCAAGGACCTATTATTCTTTGCTGAGACTATCAGTGAACAACGTGATGAGTTGGTGGTCAGCTGTATCTGCAGGATTAATCCTTCTGACAAAG ACAGGGGGCACTGCCATGCTTGTTTATCTGACGTGAAGCACCCCAAGGATGATGCATACTTTGGTGGTCACTCTTCTGCTGGTGTCTTGTCGGGGACGTATCATTCTCATGGTCCCAAGGAGGATTTGGGAGTAACTGCTGCCCAA TTGAAAGACGAGGAGTCCCGCGTAAGATATTCACATAAG GGCCCTAGGGATCCAAACTTCCTGGAGAAACTCAGGGCACCAGTCGAAGTTAACTTTCCACCCCCGCGGCCAATCGAGGATACCATTGCCTTTATTTCCAGGTTCTGTAGATAA